The Suricata suricatta isolate VVHF042 chromosome 16, meerkat_22Aug2017_6uvM2_HiC, whole genome shotgun sequence genome contains the following window.
CGCCGGGCACCAGTGAACACGGTGGTGTGTGCGACGCATCCACCTGCTCTGTTCTGGGGCCGtgcttgccccccgccccccccccgtgGGCCCGGCGCCCCAGGAGGACGGTTCCAGGCGCAGAgcgagaggcagggggaggccagCGAGGCGCGCCGCGCACCCACCCTGCAGCCGCCGGCTCAGCTCCTTGGTGAACAGGAGGACGGCCAGCTTGCTCTGGCAGTAAGCCGCTTTGGTGTCGTACTTCCTCTTCTCCCAGTTCAAGTCCTCGAAGTCTATGTGCCCCGCGACGTGCGCCAGGGACGAGAGGTTGATGACCCGTGAGGGGGCCGAGGCTTTCAGCTTGTCGAGCAGCAGGTTTGTCAGAAGAAAGTGACCTGGATGAAGGGCAACAAAAAGACAGTTCTCCCTGAATTCTCACCTGGCGCCCCGGATCGTACTCAGGACATTACCTTGTGTGACCCTCCCAGGAATCCGTGGCTCTGGGCAGGGGCCGTTCTGTCCCCCAGGGGACCGCTGGCAATGTCTAGAGGTTGTGATTATCACAACACAGAAAAAGGAGGTGCTACGGCCATcgagtgggtggaggccaggcagCTGCTAAATAAATGTCCTACAGCGCGCAGGACGGCCCCGCAGGACAAAACCACCCAGCCGACACCGAGCTCTGCGAGACTCCTAGGTCAGCTGCGGGACCAACTGCCTTCCATCTTCCCaaatccttcctccctttctccttcagtAATACAATTCTTGGCTATGCACAGGGGGTCTGGTgaaggactacatttcccagactcccttgcaccGGCATCAGGTCATGTGACTGGGTCCCAGCCAATAGGACACCGGATGATGGTCCTGTGCATTATGACCCTTCAAGAGGCATGTGGTCTTATTGGGAGAAGGAGGTCTTTGCAGAGGCCATCAAGtgaaaatgaggtcatgagggtgggccctaatccggTGACTGGCACCTGCCCAGCATCTATTTCCTCCTCGCCCCTCGGACAGAGTAACTGAAGGACAGACAGGCTAGAAGACAGACAAGGGGTCAAAAGGCCAAGAGGCGGGCGGAGGATGTGAAGGACTAGCTGAGCTCCCAGCCGTGAGGCAGTGACCCCACAAGGGGCCGCCCAGCTGCCCTGGACAAGGCGGACCCCTACCCTCCCACAGAGGACCCACAGGGATCCCGTCCACACCCCAGGCCCACGCTGACTCCGCGCAGCCCGCGGCCTCACCCAGGTGGTTAACGCCAAACTGCATCTCAAAGCCGTCCTCGGTGGTCCAGTGGGGGCACCGCATCACGGCCGCGTTGTTGACCAGGATGTGCACGTGCTCCTCCTCtgaaggatgggggtgggggcgaaCGCGTCAGTGCCGCGCCTGCGTGGGGCACGAGCGCAGCTGGGTGGGCGGCACCCCCTGCCCGGGGCTGAACAGAGTCCCCCCCACATTCACACCCACCCGAAGCCTGAGAACGCAGCCTGATTTTGCAGAGTCTTTGCACAAGTTATCCAGTTAAGATAAGGTCACCGTCGGGCCCTAACCCCCCCAGGACTAGAGGGGGACCCGCGGGGGGAATGTGCATAGGGACGGAGGCACGGACGGAGCAATGCGCCTACGAGGACCGACGGCCACCGGCGGGAGCTGGGAGACGCAGGAGGGACTGTCCTGTGTGGGGAACAGCCCCGCCCTgccggcccccggccccgccctctGGCCCCCACACCCGCGAAGAGACTGGTCTCAACCACTCAGCTTGCTACACTCTGCCACGCAGCCCCGGAGCCAGAGGCCCCCACCTGCGTCTCACAGATGTttccagaaaagggaagaagtcACATCTGCAGGGGCCGCGGGGCCTGAAACTGGGGTTACTCATAGGAACCCCAGCTCGGGGGGCAGCCAGCGCCACACCGATCCCCAGCCGCCTCTCCACAGGCACACGGGGCCCACCAGCCCTgcacctgtttcctcatctgtaaaatgggaccaatAACCGCCCCTTCCTCCTGTGTCCGTCAGCGAGGGCCACTCTGACCACAGGTCCTGGAAACTGCGTCCTGGCTCCAGAGGCGGGAGGCCAGGGTCCGCGGGTCCCGGCTGTCTCCTCTTGCGGACCGTCAGGCAGAGCCTGTCCCCGGCTCTCTCCCGGCTCATAAACGACTGGtcgtctctgtcccttccctcggCCCGTCTGCATCATCTCCCCAGTCACCCTGGAGCGGGGTCCACCTGCCGACCTCGCTGTCACCTCCGTGCAGACGGTCACGTTCTGAGGTCCTGTGGGCTGCGATCCCAGCGCATCGCGTGAGGGGGCACGGCAGAACCCACACCGTTCTCAAAGTGGGTTCCCACACTAGTTACCAGCACCTCGTAAACGGAgcctgtttggttctttttttttttttttatgttttttatttatttttgagagagagagacagcgcgagcagggaaggatcagagagagagggagacacagaatctgaagcaggctccaggctctgagctgtcagcacagagcccgacgtggggcttaaacctacgaaccacgagatcatgacccgggccaaagccagacgctgaaccgactgagccacccaggcgcccctctatttggTTCTTTATCTGACAGTGGATGGGGCAGCACAGAGCTACCTGTAACCATAGGTCCGGGGTTCAAATCCCCTGGCTCTACTCTGGCCAAGGCACACAGCTTTGCTATGACTCAGTCTCCCCCTCTGTAAAAAGGGGTAATGTGAGAACCTGCCGGGTAGGACGGGCGGGGAAAGCACCGCATGTATCACACTCCGGTCCCATCAGACCCGTGGCAGGTACGTACCCCTGCTTGCTCTAGAAACCCACAAACGCCTCCAGGGGACACGCGAGAGGCGGGCACCAGAAGGCGTCTGGGGCGCTAGCGGCAGGGAGATGGTTGGCTGCATCCCCGTTTGCACTTTCTCAACATTTCATCCCATAAATGACATTCCCGACCCCAAACATAAGGACGCAAACCAGTTCTGAGAACATCTGGTGGGAAGCACAACGAGTCACGAGCGTGGCGCAGCGCAGAAAAACGCCAGCCTCGTCCCCGATCTGCAGAAACGCAGCGACGACGGCGCGAGGGCCGGTCCTCTGCGCCCTGCTGCCCTGCCGTATAGTCGTGGCCGCATCTCCCCGGGGACCGGGCACGGAGCCTGGATCCGACTCCTCTCTGCATCCCGGGCGTCTCCTATCACCTCTGAGAGCCAGTGAGCGGCGGGAACCCACGGTGagtcagccccgccccccaccaggctcgctccgccccccacctccctgcacaTCCAGCGCAACAGGCCCTCCGCGACTCGTGGGATCTAATACCGAAGGAGTTCGTTTTCCAACAGAGCAAACGTCTCCTGGAAAGGCCCAGGCTACATATTTCTGGCTTTGAAGGCCATACAAGTCCGTCTCTACTGAACTCCGCTGTCCCAGGACTAACGCGGCCACAGATGATACAGCAACTAACGGGCACaactgtgtgccaataaaactttatttacagacacGTTTGAATTCCCTACAACATCCACATATCCAGAAAGGTcactcttttgatttcttccaaCCATTTACATAAACGgttgaaacataaaatatgttaacGTGACAAtatgagaaaagacaaaaaatgtatCCTCTTCACCCGCAGACTCTGACCTGTCCGAAACCACGGGCCTCGGTCTACCCACGGCGCACTCGAGGACTTGCCTGGGTCAGGTCACTCCTCCAAGCCCAGCCGCCCAGGCCTCGCCCCGCAAGGCCAGCGTGCTCCCTCCTACCTTCAATGATCTTCGCCGCAAACTCTCGGACGGACTTGAGGGAGGCCAAGTCCAGGTGCCGGGCGTTGACGTGGTGATTAAGGGTCTCCCGGCGGATGTCCTTTGCTGCAGCCTCACACTTCTCCATGTCCCGACAGGCCAGAATGACGTTGCCTCCTGGAAGCCCAGGCCAGcgtaaagaatattaaaaaacaattgtttttaatgtttacttttgagaaagagagagagtgtgagcaggggagggtcagagagagaaggagacagaatctgaagcaggctcaggctctgagcagtcagcacagagcccgatgtggggcttgaacccacgaaccgcgagatcatgacctgagctgaagccagatgcttaaccgactgagccacccagccactccatataaagaatattttttaaattctctccttgggggactgactcttgatttcaggtcagatgatttcacggttcatgggttcgagctccacattggactctgctgacacttcagagcctgcttgggattctctctccctctctctccctgcccctcccctgcgtgcacgcacacgctctctcaaaataaatattaaaaaaaagataaatgggtaAATTGTGCATTGTGTGGATTAAATTTCaacacagccattaaaaagattagaaaaatgaCAAGAACCAGGGACTGGAGAAGAACTGCGGACCACCGGGGGTGtggcctgcctgccccccactgcACCCCGCTGCCCCTCGCACGGTCCACAAGGGAACTTCTCGGACCCCAGATCCGCTCATCCTCTGTTGTCTCCGGGCCCCAAGACCCCGGTGGGTGCGTCCACACCCAATTTTCCTCTCACCCTCTCCTGGGGGGAGCATGTGCCCCCTCCTAGGGGAAACCCTGGAGAGGTGTGGGGGGTGCTGTCCCTTCGGCCCCCACGCTCTGACCTCAGGGGTGGACAGGCAGCTCCCGCCTGGCCCGTCAGGACGCGCTTCCCAGCCACCCCAACCCGTCAAGCCCACGGCAAGTTTCCGACCTCCCGCAGGCCTGACGCCTGCCATGCCACGGccttcctgccccccaccagtGGTGGCTCTGGGCCTCTAGCAGCTCAGACCCGAATCCTTGACTCCTCCTCTTCCGGTGCTGACCCCACAGGAAATCCAGTGCTCCTGACTTGGAAGGTCTTCATGTGCAGAGCAGGGCACCCGTCCTGCGTGGACTTCCTCCAGGACTCCAGTCCGACCACGAGGAAAACACTGAGTGGACCCAGATCAAGGGGCGGACCAGGACGGAGCCAACTACCATACAGAAGCACAAGGCCAATGCAAAGAGAAAAGCCAACCCCAGAAACTGCTGGCTGTCCACAGCCTCTGAGACCAGCGTCTCCCTCACCGCTTACAGAGAGATGAAATGCCGAAGTGACTTTGGCTTCTGCCCCTTGCCACCTGGACCACCAATGGCACCAGACCTCACACTCCAGGCCTCGGGCAGAGAAAGCAGGTGCCCGCTGGGACCTCACCTCTTTTGGCCAGCTCCAAGGCGGTCTGCTTCCCGATGCCCGTGTTGGCGCCGGTCACAATGACAGTCTTCCCAGGAATGGTGGCCTTGCTGGGACAGGACCCTCCGGCAACGTAGTCTCTGAAGGCGAGAAGCGATGTCAGTTCTGTCCGTCCACACCCTGCTGCAGGTGCCCCCAACTGTTAGGATCTTGGGCAGATGACCCCACGGGGCTTGTGCTCTGCAAGCCGGAAGACGGGAAGGACATCTGGTGGCTGCATGGGGGCCGCTGTGATGTCACAGGTAAAGGGCTCAGCGTGGCCGGGCGTGGGGGAGCCTCCACGATGATCGGTACCCAAGAAGACCCGCTGTATTCATTTCCTGTGGCCGCTGGAACGCATCTCCGCCGGCCCAGGGGGGTTTGCTCTGCTCCTGTAATCTAGGGCTCTGCAGGCAGGAGTCCAAAATGGCTCTCCCTGGGATAAGGGCGGAGCTGTGTTCCTTCCGGAGGCTCTAGGAGAAAGGCTGGGCCcatgccttttccagcttctagaggcgcCCACTGGCTCGTGGCCCTTTCGGTCTCCAAAGTCAGCCGAACAACCTCTTCAAGTCCCTGACTCGGAGGGACCACTGTGACTGCGTCGGGTCACCTGGACAAGCCAGGACCACCTCCTCATCTCAAGCTCCTTAACTCAATAGCATCCAGAGTCCCCTTTGCAGGTAAAGGAACATTCACTGGCCCAAGCAGTAGGACATGCacatcttggggggggggggccttatTCTTTACCCATATCCCACAGAGGCCAAATACTGGAAATGACTGAATGTCACCAAGAGGGGGCCTGGCCAAACAATGCCATCTCCATATGAAAGAAGGGAGAGTACAACACAGAAACCACCAGCCACCTGgggctgtttttatttaaatttaaaataggggcacctatgggcacccaggtggctcagctggtggaccaccgactttggctcaggtcatgatctaacggttcatgggttcgaggcccgcgttgacagctcagagcctggagcccgcttccgattctgtgtctccctctctctctgctcctcctctactcgaactctgtctctcaaaaacaaatttaaaagacattttaagaaaataggggTGCTTAGCTAGCTCAGTTGGAAAAgtaagcaactcttgatctcaaggtcatgagtttgagtgccgcgttgggtgtagagattacttaaacatttttttaaataattaattaaaaataaatagccataTTTCCCCCCTGGGCACTCAGCTGTCTTTTGTTCTTCCTGTCCCATGCTGTCACTTTATTactatgtttagctttttcaGGGCTGAAAGACAAcactgtgaataaaaataaaaacagcatgaATTTTATTACAAGGAAgaattatttccattaaaaaaaaactatttccattttctagaatttccagAAACCCTTGGTTAATATAGTAGttcaaagaattataaataacaaGATCAGGCCAAGTATGTGAAAAAGACTTTATCAGATCAGGAGCAACAAGTTCAAAATGAACCCTCATCACAGAGCAAGTAAATAAACCCAAAAACAGTTATTCACAGAGACTTCCAGTCTGTGCTtcattcccttaaaaaaaaaaaaaaaaagtattccaatATTCCAATTACTTTCAGGCCTCCCAGACAATCTCTTGTATTGTGTAactgtaataaaattatatattgctggggcgcctgggtggctcggtcagttaagcgtctgactcttgattttggctcaggtcttgagatcaagccccttcacaggttctgtgctgagtgtgaagcccgCTTAGGAGTCTCTGTCCttctggctgcccctcccccacttgcgtgtcactccctctctcaaaaataaatacacctttttttaaattatatattgccaagcacctaggtggctcactcattaagcatctgacttgggctcaggtgatgatctcgacCCGCCTGACGTGAGCTCAAGGCCCTCTTGggatgaattcgagccccactttgggtgagcccggcttctctctcctctcctctccctctctgccccttactcacgtctgctcgctctcgctctctcaaaaacaaactatatatatatgtatatattgctaatttttttttaatttttttattgctttttattttatttttgagagacagagagagacagctggagcaggggagggtcagagagagagggagacacagaatccgaaacaggctccaggctctgagctagctgtcagcacagagcccgacgcggggctcgaacccacgaaccaccgtgagatctgacctgagctgaagccggatgcttaaccgactgagccacccaggcgcccctatattgctaatttttaattgtggtaagaGCACGTAACTTGATGTCCATCCTCTTATCAGGTGTACAATGCAATACCATATTGTTAACGACGGGCATAATGCAGCTCTACGTGCTGTCATAACGAACAGCACAGATAGAAACACTTCCATCGGAGCGGAAAGCTCTCCAGGACAGTGCTGCTACGGACTATTGGGTTGGCTGGGTCTTCTGGGGGGTTTCTCAGTGGGCTCGCCTAGGAGAGCCAAGTACATAACCCGTGCAGTACAAGCTGGTCGTGCACTGTGGGGGGGAATTCAGTTGGCGTCTCTGATTTCGGGTAAGAGAGCTTTTCCTTGCACCTGGCCCCAGCACGTGACAACGGAGACTCTTCAATAAGTGTCTGCACGATGgattcaataataaatgaaaaatacggAAGCAACTAGACTAGGTTCACAAGGGCCCGGATCCGCCCCTTCCCCGGGGTGACCTTGGGCCATGACCTGCCCTTGGGGGCCTATCTAGGTTTGTCCCCCAACACCGCAGGCGGGGCTGGTCGGGTGAGCTGGACGAGTCCTAGGCCGACGACCACCAAGCAGCCTCTCCCCAGCCTTCCCCGCCTCGCGGCGGCCGGCCGCGCACCAGCAGCGCGCACTCACCGGAGCAGCACCGCGCCCCCCGCCACCGTGCCCAGCACGGACAGCGGCAGGAGGTAGCGGTTCATGCCGGGCAGGAGCGGGTTCCACGCGGAGCCCCACGGAGAGCCGCCGCCGGGTGGGCCTGGGAACGGGCAGCCCGCCACCCGCGTGGGGAACGCCTGGCGCACCCAGGACCCGGGCTTCCGGGAAGGGGCGCGGACACCTCGGGGGCGGGGCTTGAGGGGCGGGACTTCCAGGGCGGGACCTATAAGGATGGGCCCCGGCGCTGCTGCAGCTGGGAATGGTAGTTGGCGGAGTGGTGGGTGTGGGCGGGGCCTCGCGCGGTTCCAATGGCATCAAGTCACACTGCTACCAGGGGCGGCGCGCTTCACCGGGTTATGATCCTGCTGCAGCTGCGGCCCCTGCCGCTGCCCTTTCCGGGATGCGCTCCTCTGTGTGACTTTCCTGTTCACCGACAGCACCTTCCTCATAGACTTTCTGAGAGAATTTGGTGCTTGCCGTGCCCAGAAACTAGGACTTAATACCCTGGAGGTTCCCAAACCCCTGCGGTCCTAAGGGGGAAGTAGATCTGGGTGTAGACTCCCGAGTcggaggggctgggggtctggacacctgggtctgagggaggaggggctgggggcccggacccctgggtctgagggaggaggggctgggggcccggacccctgggtctgagggaggaggggctgggggtctggactcctgggtctgaggggggaggggctggggcaggactcCTGGATAAATTACTGTAAATTCGCACAATGGGTCATTATTgaatacagagaatgaactgcCGGCAGTCAGTCGCCGCAACACGGTTAAGGACAACCCAGCCGCCAGACTGCGTGCCGAATGACTGCAGTTAGATGGCATTCCAGGGGCCACAGGACTCtagggagagacaggatctgCGGTGCCAGGGGCGGAGGAAGCGGTCGCCAAGAGAACTTCTTCGGTTTGGGAAATAGTCCGGATCGCAGTCACACTGGCCGTCATGTACCTGACTACGTACATTTGTCAAATATTACCAGCATGCTCGCTTAAAAATAGTGAGTTTTATTATGTGTAAATTGTCCCTGACTGAAAGTTTTTTACAATTTGGTTTCGGAAATTACTTGACCACAAGTAACTCATTTGATTTATGACTTGATCAAGTCTGTCTCCAGTCAACAGACATGCTGGCTAATTGAGGTGAGAAATCTCTGATAAATTGTTTCCAAGTGTCCCGAGAGGTTTTTGAATATTGGACTGGACAACAAATTTGATGTTATGTTTTGTAGATATTGAATGAAATGTATTccctttgaggggcgcctgggtggctcagtcggttaagcctccgacttcagctcaggtcagatctcaagttcgtgggttcgagccccacatcaggctctgtgctgacagctagctcagagcctggagcctgcttccaattctgtgcctccttctttctctgaccctccccagctcatgctctgtctctctctgtatcaaaaataaataaaacatttaaaaatttaaaaaaaaaaaagaaagaaatgtattccCTTTGGGTCTGCAGCTTTTGCAGTTTGGAGCTAATGATTTTTGGGGGGTGATGTTCATTTCTCCTGTGCCCTGAAAACTGTGAGTTCCATGTGCCCTCC
Protein-coding sequences here:
- the RDH13 gene encoding retinol dehydrogenase 13, whose amino-acid sequence is MNRYLLPLSVLGTVAGGAVLLRDYVAGGSCPSKATIPGKTVIVTGANTGIGKQTALELAKRGGNVILACRDMEKCEAAAKDIRRETLNHHVNARHLDLASLKSVREFAAKIIEEEEHVHILVNNAAVMRCPHWTTEDGFEMQFGVNHLGHFLLTNLLLDKLKASAPSRVINLSSLAHVAGHIDFEDLNWEKRKYDTKAAYCQSKLAVLLFTKELSRRLQGTGVTANALHPGVARTELGRHTGMHSSAFSSFTLGPIFWLLVKSPQLAAQPSAYLAVAEELEGVSGKYFDGLKEKAPAPEAEDEEVARRLWAESARLVGLEMSRGSSVRGQPLPE